The genome window CGCAACGAGGCTTTCAAACTGAGAACAAACTCCCTTTGCCACTACTGCATCTGCTAATAGTAAGCCTGCCTCAATATTGCGCTCATGTGCTGCTTCTGTGAAGTTGGCAGATGTTATCAAAACACGTTCCTCGTCTACTACCACACATTTCGCATGTAGACATGCCTTCGTTTCTGTGCTCTTCTCTAATGACCGTGGGTCGTAAAACACTTCTGGTAAACGGTTTCCAACCCAAATATCCTTACGGAAGGTCACTGCGAACCGTTTTAGCAAGACTGTTTCTGGTTCGTCATTACTGTAAGGGCGCTGAACGTTTAGAAACATTCGTACTCGTAGCAATGGATTTATATCCATACGGCTTGCTAGTCCTTCAAAAAGGGCACGTGCCTTCTCACCCCGATCGATCGCAAAACTGGAAATTAGTACACTATGTTTTGCCGTGTTAAAAAGCTCACGGACAACAACTGCTGTGTCACGGCTTAAGGAACCAGCAATTCCCTGTCCTGTCCAAACTAATTCGACCCGATCGCGCACTTGTTGAGCCGTAACCCGTTCTGCTGCCAGCAGGTTTAAGGTATAGGCAATGTGGGCAGGCAATGCTCCCAGGATATTTAGGCGATTCAGCTCGTCTGCAACATCTCGGCATAGCCCTTTTGGAATGAGGCTTTCGAGGGTAGGAACCAAGTAGGGCGGGTGTAGCCTTCCAGCTTCAAGCGCAGCAGCAAGTCCTTCTAGAGCAGGTCGGCTTAGCTTAAGGAAGGGTGACATCAGAGCCCTCCCATATCAAAAAATTCTGCCCCTAAACCTTCAACTGTATCTATTACAAGTGCTCGATCGAGAAATTCATTGCGGCGTTCGCAGGAAGGTTCTGCAATCAGTAAACAACCGTGGCAGGCAGCACCATGCAAGAACCGATCCTCCTGTGGGTTGTTAGGCTGATGCTGGGCACAAACGGGATCATTGGAGCAGAGCTTGCCCATCTCTAAGGCATTCATCAGGTGATACTCAATTCGTTTACCCACTTGAACTAAGCCCCCCAGCGTTCCCTCAGAGCCAGAAGTACCCGTGTAAAGCAAAATGCCATAGCCGGATTCCCCAGTGTAAATTCGCTCTCGAACAGCACTGGCGGCATAGCCGCATTCCAATGAAACTGCTGTGATTAGCAGGTGCGACAGTGAGTGCAGCATGATGTATGGCAAACCAGGAAACTTGGCTTTATCTGGGTCAAGCCCTCGTTGATTGCGCCATTCGTCAAAACCTTTGTAGAGAGTTCGACCTCGTTTTTGTACGGCATCTCGTTTGAGCCAGCTCTCGATCGCTTCTTTTTTGAACGAGATGAAGATCCCTTCCCCTTTATTTTCAACCGCAGGTACCCAGGCTGGTTCGATATCTAGCGCAGCACGGCGCACATCTAGCGACAACTCTCCATCAATATCTGGCATTGCTGCCTCAAAGCGAGTGAAGCCAATTTGAGCGACGACCTCCCGCAACCGATGAACCAGGACAATACGATCGATCCGAGCAGACAGGAGCGGACTGAGCCCATCTAACTGGCGAGTTCGAGCGTAGAAGTCACCCTCTGGTACGTCTTCACCCACTTCATCTGGCTGGGAAAGAAGGGTTTCAATTTCAACCTGTTTAATACTCTTTGGCTTATCTGATGAACCAGTTTGACGGCGTTTAACCTCTGCCCAGATAGCTTCATCGCTGAAACCTTCGATCGCAATTGCCACCTTTTGTTTTTTACGATCGCGTTTAACATCACTGATGTCTTCAGCAAATTGCAAATAATCCTCGTAAACTAAATCAACCGCTTTCCGTAGCGCTTCATCAGAGTCTGGTAATGAAATGACACTTAGAACCTGAGCGAAGTAAGCGTTACTGGCAGAGCGCACGAGCAGGCGGTTATTTTCCGGTTTGCCAGTGGTTGGAGAAATACAAAGTTCCTGCGCCGCAGGTCCAATCCAGGGACGATGACCTTTACAAGAATCAAGAACTCTTCCATTTGGGACAGTCGCATCAGAGAGGGGGCGACGTGCTTTACAAGCTTCGCAGCGAACAAAGATATCCACGAAATCATTTCCTGAGCCCCCTTCATCCAGCCAAAGTTGCCCCCGACAGTTCTTGTTTGGGCTATCGCTATGCACGAAGCGATACCAATCGATATCACTGATATGTCCATTAACGCAAGCTTGGACAAAGCGTACCGGAACTACAGGAACCTTCTTCCTTTCCAAAGTCAGGTACTTTCCCTTGACCAAGCTACCCCAAGGCAGAAGTGGCCGAGTACGATATTTTCGTTCATCAGGAGTTTTCCAAATCTCCTCAACCTGCGCCAAAAACCAAGTTGGGAATACAAAAGATGTGATGCCGCTACGAGTTGCTTTGGGGTCTTGTTCGTCTACAGGTGGGGCATACATGGCAATCTGCTTCACTCCCAGTAGTTCACAGACCCGCCCTGCCAAACGATCTTCGTAAATGCGGCGGCGATCGCCCTTCCAGTGGTTCAGTCCCCCAATTAATACAGAATGCTTGGGCAAATCCACCATCGCTCCGGGTCCAAAGGTGGAAATTACCTGACTTTGACGAATTTCTCCAGAGGGCGGTCGTTTATTCTTTGCTTTCATTATTCGTCTTCCTCAATCTCAAAACCATCAGGATTTCGGACCCACAGATTCACTGTTCGCTCTACATCCCGCAGACTGCGTTGCGCTTTGAATTTGCGGGCTTCTAAAGGTTGACGCTCTAGCTCAGGATCAAGAGGGTCAAACAACAGCGGTGGGGCTTGTCCAACTTCCTGCTGATACTGGAGCATGATCTTCTGGCTGGCAATATGCTCCCAAGTATCCAAGAGGTTGATAACTCGTCCTTTTACCTTCTGGCGTAGCTCATCAGCATCTTTATCATCGAGTTCTTTGTCGTGCATTTCGGCTCGATTAGCAATTACATCGGCAATCCGTTCTAGATCCTTGCGGTATTGCAGAATGTCGATCGCCCGAATGGGGGCGGTCATCCGACGATCGCCTAATCTTGCCAGGGCAACCGTAATCGCAGCAATGCCTCGATCAATGGCGCGTGGTGAAAACGGTGTGACGCTGGTAGCTTCCACTGCCCGGTAGAAGGTGGTATGCCATGCCTGGAAGCGTTCGTAGTGGGAACGATCGCGGGGACGATGAACATTGAGAAGCGTAATCACTAAGCCAGGGCGATTCTCATCCCGCCCCACTCGGCTGGTCGCCTGAATATACTCAGCCGCCGTTTTGGGTTGCCCTAACACCACCATTAAACCTAAGCGAGTGATATCTAGACCTACCGAGATCATGTTGGTTGCCAGGGTAACATCGACGTGTTCTTTATCCTGAAACGGTAGGGCTAAACGACGTTTGGTATCGGCAACTTCGTTGGTGCTGACACGGGAAGTTAACTCTAGGGGCAAATCACTGATCTTGCGATCGGTGAAGGAACCCTCTTCTTCTCTAATTCGCTTATGTTGGCTGTATTGGGTCAATCGGGCATTTACCTCATCTTCCACAATGCGTCGGCTCCCGCCCAGTTCGCGCAAGGAGTTGAAGTAGCCTAACAGCGTCATATAGGGATCAGCGGGATTATTGGGATTTTCGCTACCGCCAGCCAGTTCCCAATCTTTTTGAGCAGCACCTAGCAATGCGAGATAAGTTCGTAGCAGCACTACCTTTAAACTGCGTCCCTGAGCGGCAATACCGACATACGTACGAGCGTGTTTTTCTGTGGCAGGGACAGTTTTGGCAAAGAAAGAATCACGGCGATCGGGACCAGGTGGCGGAAATACATCTACGGCATCTCGACCAAATAGGGCACGAATCTGTTTCGTTGCTCGTCGAACCGTTGCAGTAGACGCCACGATTTTGGGGCGAATTCGTTTTCCATTTCCGTCTTGAGTAGACAGAGCATCAATAGCGGTTTCGTACAGCCCAACCATTGTGCCGAGTGGTCCTGAAATTAGATGTAGCTCGTCTTGGATGATCAGGTCTGGTGGAGGCAGGGGTTGACCGAGTGGCTGCCCACGGCCAGCTTTGCAAGGACCATAAAAGCCATCTTTGTCGTAGCGTTCGACTTTGCCAAATAGTCCGCCTGTTTCACCTACCCAAGGCAGGCTGGCGAACTTATCTACTGTAGCGATGATGAAGCAGGGTAGCCGCCGATAGATTTGATCATCTACTGCCAGAATGGGAAGCGGTTGATTTCCTGTGAAGGAACATTGAGGTTTTCCGTCCGATCGCTTCTTACGATTGATACAAGCTATCCGAAGTTCATCTGGTTCGTCTGGGCTAGGCAACAGTTGGAAGGAGTTGCGGGTGAAGCGGGCACCGCACCAAGGGCAGTTTTCTAGTGGAATTGGAGATGGCTTCTGTTTGTCGTTATTTTGGTAGGCGATTGTTCTTGCCCGTGCGCTGTTTTCGTCGCCATCACCTTTTTTACCCAGTTTGTTTGGGGTTGCTGCCTGACCTACCCATAGCCCAATCTCAAACGGGTGCTTTCCTAATTTCTCAATGTCGTTTTGTCGCTCCAGTTCAAGGGCACAGATGAGGGTAGCTGCTCGCCCAAGTTGGTCCAAAGTGAGTAGCCGCAGTGTGTAGCGCATCAAGACACTTAGACCTGCTGAATGGATGCCAGGGTGACGTAGCCGCCGTAGCACCAGAGTAAAGGCAGCCAATCCCAGATATGCCTCGGTTTTACCACCGCCCGTCGGGAAGAAGAGGAGGTCTACCAGTTCTCGATCGCCCTGTTCTGGGTTAGCGATACCCACAATGTTCATTAGCAAAAATGCTAACTGGAAGGGTCGCCACTGCGGAGCAGACAAAGATTCTGGTGTAACTCCTTCTTTGTCGTGGGTCAGTCGTTGACGAATGGCTGTGGCAACAGCACGGTTAGCAATGCAGAATGCTTCAAACACCTGCGGGTCGTTCATCGCTTGCAGTCCAGCCGAAATCCGCTGATTGGCAATGATGGCTCGATCCAGCAAACTACTTGCTGTTTCCGATCGATGTTGGGGGCTGCTTGGCGCTTTGGCTCGTTGTTCTACAATCCATTCTGCGTATGCATCAATCATTGGATGCAACAAGTCGCGCAGTGCAGCAGGCGTTGGAGCAGCAGCAAGGCTCTCCATACTCAACTCAACGTTAGGAACTTTAGCTGGGATAACTTTTTCGACATCTGCGGTCGGCGTCCAGGCAGTCCAGACTTTTTGACAAACGCCACCAGGTTCTACCAGCGCAATTGCCGAAACATTGTGCCCCACTGCAAACTCGTAATCGTCTCGGTATTGCAG of Trichocoleus sp. contains these proteins:
- the drmC gene encoding DISARM system phospholipase D-like protein DrmC, whose amino-acid sequence is MSPFLKLSRPALEGLAAALEAGRLHPPYLVPTLESLIPKGLCRDVADELNRLNILGALPAHIAYTLNLLAAERVTAQQVRDRVELVWTGQGIAGSLSRDTAVVVRELFNTAKHSVLISSFAIDRGEKARALFEGLASRMDINPLLRVRMFLNVQRPYSNDEPETVLLKRFAVTFRKDIWVGNRLPEVFYDPRSLEKSTETKACLHAKCVVVDEERVLITSANFTEAAHERNIEAGLLLADAVVAKGVCSQFESLVARSRLKQIDV
- a CDS encoding DUF1998 domain-containing protein; this encodes MKAKNKRPPSGEIRQSQVISTFGPGAMVDLPKHSVLIGGLNHWKGDRRRIYEDRLAGRVCELLGVKQIAMYAPPVDEQDPKATRSGITSFVFPTWFLAQVEEIWKTPDERKYRTRPLLPWGSLVKGKYLTLERKKVPVVPVRFVQACVNGHISDIDWYRFVHSDSPNKNCRGQLWLDEGGSGNDFVDIFVRCEACKARRPLSDATVPNGRVLDSCKGHRPWIGPAAQELCISPTTGKPENNRLLVRSASNAYFAQVLSVISLPDSDEALRKAVDLVYEDYLQFAEDISDVKRDRKKQKVAIAIEGFSDEAIWAEVKRRQTGSSDKPKSIKQVEIETLLSQPDEVGEDVPEGDFYARTRQLDGLSPLLSARIDRIVLVHRLREVVAQIGFTRFEAAMPDIDGELSLDVRRAALDIEPAWVPAVENKGEGIFISFKKEAIESWLKRDAVQKRGRTLYKGFDEWRNQRGLDPDKAKFPGLPYIMLHSLSHLLITAVSLECGYAASAVRERIYTGESGYGILLYTGTSGSEGTLGGLVQVGKRIEYHLMNALEMGKLCSNDPVCAQHQPNNPQEDRFLHGAACHGCLLIAEPSCERRNEFLDRALVIDTVEGLGAEFFDMGGL
- the drmA gene encoding DISARM system helicase DrmA, translated to MSSTTAAAEVRTHLIDALQLDLVGPTPDDLAHAEEMIPQPPSKWYLTGFLVPYDAPMNVRSDDTGDDELDAVSRSGAGDDEAIPDKSSARKGLFPSSMGMSLLLAAHTDSLHVTVCWGDYKPFITDQSEEESKSTLRVGTWQRIPRHAELTIPIQISETPVEFDIPDSKGLKLMVSARPVTSEELVPPGTRSVSIFLVNQRRPAPYKTPDAAHAFQTKLVIQTEDSFVPRPDLRGSNGEDWDERVADLQYRDDYEFAVGHNVSAIALVEPGGVCQKVWTAWTPTADVEKVIPAKVPNVELSMESLAAAPTPAALRDLLHPMIDAYAEWIVEQRAKAPSSPQHRSETASSLLDRAIIANQRISAGLQAMNDPQVFEAFCIANRAVATAIRQRLTHDKEGVTPESLSAPQWRPFQLAFLLMNIVGIANPEQGDRELVDLLFFPTGGGKTEAYLGLAAFTLVLRRLRHPGIHSAGLSVLMRYTLRLLTLDQLGRAATLICALELERQNDIEKLGKHPFEIGLWVGQAATPNKLGKKGDGDENSARARTIAYQNNDKQKPSPIPLENCPWCGARFTRNSFQLLPSPDEPDELRIACINRKKRSDGKPQCSFTGNQPLPILAVDDQIYRRLPCFIIATVDKFASLPWVGETGGLFGKVERYDKDGFYGPCKAGRGQPLGQPLPPPDLIIQDELHLISGPLGTMVGLYETAIDALSTQDGNGKRIRPKIVASTATVRRATKQIRALFGRDAVDVFPPPGPDRRDSFFAKTVPATEKHARTYVGIAAQGRSLKVVLLRTYLALLGAAQKDWELAGGSENPNNPADPYMTLLGYFNSLRELGGSRRIVEDEVNARLTQYSQHKRIREEEGSFTDRKISDLPLELTSRVSTNEVADTKRRLALPFQDKEHVDVTLATNMISVGLDITRLGLMVVLGQPKTAAEYIQATSRVGRDENRPGLVITLLNVHRPRDRSHYERFQAWHTTFYRAVEATSVTPFSPRAIDRGIAAITVALARLGDRRMTAPIRAIDILQYRKDLERIADVIANRAEMHDKELDDKDADELRQKVKGRVINLLDTWEHIASQKIMLQYQQEVGQAPPLLFDPLDPELERQPLEARKFKAQRSLRDVERTVNLWVRNPDGFEIEEDE